In a single window of the Tachyglossus aculeatus isolate mTacAcu1 chromosome 14, mTacAcu1.pri, whole genome shotgun sequence genome:
- the ACTR10 gene encoding actin-related protein 10, which produces MPLYEGLGSGGEKTAVVIDLGEAFTKCGFAGETGPRCIIPSEIKKPGMSKPVKVVQYNINTEELYSYLKEFIHMLYFRHLLVNPRDRRVVVIESVLCPSHFRDTLTRVLFKYFEVPSVLFAPSHLMAVLTLGINSAMVLDCGYRESMVLPVYEGVPVLNCWGALPLGGKALHRELESQLLEQCTVDTSVAKAQNLPSVMGSVPESILEDIKVRTCFVSDLQRGLQIQAAKFNIDGSAERPPPPPNVDYPLDGEKILHVVGSIRDSVVEILFEQDNEEKSVATLILDSLIQCPIDTRKQLAENVVVMGGTAMLPGFLHRLMAEIRYLAEKPKYKDVLGTKTFRIHTSPAKPNCVAWLGGAIFGALQDILGSRSIAKEYYNQTGRIPDWCSLNNPPLEIVFDVGKAPPPLMKRAFSTEK; this is translated from the exons ATGCCGCTGTACGAGGGCCTGGGGAGCGGCGGCGAGAAGACGGCCGTCGTCATCGACCTGGGAGAGGCCTTCACCAA ATGTGGATTTGCTGGTGAAACAGGACCAAGATGTATAATTCCTAGCGAAATAAAGAAACCTGGCATGTCTAAG CCTGTTAAAGTTGTTCAGTACAACATTAATACAGAAGAGCTGTATTCCTACCTGAAGGAATTCATCCACATGTTATACTTCAG GCACCTGTTGGTGAACCCGAGAGACCGGCGAGTGGTGGTGATCGAGTCGGTGCTGTGTCCCTCCCACTTCAGAGACACTCTCACCCGCGTCCTTTTCAAGTACTTTGAG GTACCCTCTGTGCTTTTTGCTCCGAGCCACCTGATGGCTGTTCTGACGCTGGGGATCAATTCGGCCATGGTCCTAGACTGTGGCTATCGGGAGAGCATGGTGTTGCCT GTGTATGAAGGAGTACCAGTTCTGAATTGCTGGGGAGCGCTTCCCCTTGGGGGGAAGGCCCTTCACAG GGAGCTGGAGTCCCAGCTTTTGGAGCAGTGCACCGTGGACACAAGTGTAGCCAAAGCGCAGAATCTTCCGTCAGTGATGG GTTCAGTTCCAGAAAGCATTTTAGAGGACATCAAAG TGCGCACCTGTTTTGTGAGCGACCTACAGCGAGGGCTGCAAATCCAGGCAGCAAAATTTAACATCGATGGCAGCGCCGAG CGGCCCCCGCCACCTCCAAATGTAGACTACCCGCTTGACGGAGAGAAGATTTTACATGTCGTCGGCTcgatcag agatTCTGTGGTGGAAATCTTGTTCGAACAAGACAACGAAGAGAAGTCCGTGGCCACTTTAATtctggattcactcattcag tgTCCCATAGATACCAGGAAGCAGCTGGCCGAAAACGTGGTCGTCATGGGCGGCACCGCCATGCTGCCCGGGTTCCTGCACCGGCTGATGGCCGAAATCCGCTACCTGGCGGAAAAACCGAAATACAAAGACGTGCTGGGCACCAAGACGTTCAGAATTCACACGTCCCCCGCAAAGCCCAATTGCGTGGCCTGGCTGGGCG GAGCTATTTTCGGAGCTCTGCAGGACATCCTGGGGAGCCGTTCAATCGCCAAAGAGTATTACAATCAGACTGGCCGCATCCCAGACTGGTGTTCGCTCAACAACCCGCCCCTGGAGATTGTGTTTGATGTGGGGaaagcccccccacccctgatGAAGAGGGCATTTTCCACAGAAAAGTAA